DNA sequence from the Vicia villosa cultivar HV-30 ecotype Madison, WI linkage group LG3, Vvil1.0, whole genome shotgun sequence genome:
TGcaagaatgaaagcaccaattgttagGAAGCAATTTTGAAACCCTAACAAAATTAgagaaagattaataaaaaaataaaagaagataaaactaaactattaaaaataaaacttcatTTCTTTTCCTTGATATcccaaatgtgtcaaagacactacattatataacattcctaatgaataataaattaaaagccCAAATACAATTAGAgcccaataataataacaataatactaataataatactaataaataatactATAAATACTATTATAGTCCTCtatcataatattaataaaataatttaaacaaatccTTCAAAAGACAATTCAGTTAATAACTAAAAAGATATGCACAGATTCGAGTTTTAATTCAGTTGTATTCCTCACTTATCCACACCTAAAAGTGTGCAGAGTGTAAGTATCAAACCACTTAATAAGAACAAAACAAAGAATCTACTTAATTTCAAATGAAACTTTTATAAAACAAAAGTAAACATACCCTACATTGCTATAGGTAACTTTTCATGTTTTTGCCTTAATCTTAAACTAACAAAATCTAAAATGTGCTCTATACTTCATCTTTTCattaattgaagaaaataatgcAATAACTTGCAACATATTTTTGGGGCACGGCTAAGCAGTAACATGTGTTGAAATCTTTAAAATGATCATTCACATACCAACATGTTAGTTTCTAATTTAACATGGCAGAATTTAACTTTTAATCCCAACTTAAAAAAATGGCCAACAGTTTAGAATCCAACCGTGCCATAAACATGTCCCAATAAAAAGACTATTCTCAAATGCCAGTGAAATTTCGCACTAATAACATAGTTATGAAAAATACTCCCAACAAATCTAAACAccgaacaacaacttcaaattttACAACTAATAAAGGCCGATCACCCGATGCCCAACAATCCTCATCGATTATGTACAACACAAGCGGCCAATTTAACTCTAtagtatcacaaaatttaaaCAATGGACTGCTTGTTCCAACCAATCAGCACTGTATTCAGACTTAAtccagaaatatatatatatatatatatatctcttcTACCAGAGTGGTGAAATGTAGGATGGACAACAACTATAGTAATCAACATGACACCACAGATTGTGGATGAGCTGAAGGTTTCATCTGAGAGAGCGCAGTATCGCTTTCTTCATTCTCATCAAAAGCAATTGGTTTTCCGCAAATATCTTTCCTGTGAACCAAATAACAAATTGAAAAAGACAATATTATCTACCTAAAACAGAAAAATGCCAGCAACTCATACAACGTTCCTCTAATACTCCCCTTGATTTGTTGAAATATTTACAGATCCCACAAAATTTATATGACAAGCCTGTATGACTTAGTGGGACCGATTATCAAAACTGTAAGATCCGTATAAAATGTGTTAAAGAAAGTGTAGCTTTTGGCACTTCCAGAAAAAATAAGTGGCCGTTTTTGAAATGGTAAATTGCTGATGTAGTACTTTGTAACCAATAGTAATAATATGTTATCTTCAATCTCATCCTAAACCCAGTAATTCAATGATATACATAAAAGACTATTATCTATATCATTCAGTATGAAGTATTTTAGCAAAAATATGCATCAAAAACACAAACTTCTCAATATCATTTTAACTTTCAATGGTGAATGGAGCTCAGAAGCAAAGAGCGGTGCATATATCAGCATACCTTTTAGAGATGACGGGATCCTCAGATAATGCCTTCTCCAACCTTTCTTCAAACGGTGTAGCATGCCAGCTCACTTTCTGGTCCTGAAAAACAATCAGCACTAATTAGGTATAGCATCAAGACTTCTAACTCTTTCACATAGAAAACAGTTGCTATATAGGTCATACTTCTTTGTATTTATTAGTTGAATTTGGGATTCCATTGCCATCCCACCACTTAGGAGGAGGAGCATCAGATTTTTCTTCTTCATGCCAATGTGCAGCAACCATCCCAATGATGGGCCTGTCAGCAGGAGTTTTGCGGATCTGAGCCAtctccattttctttcttctctccTCCAAGATGACAGATGCGGGCTTTAACCAGGAAGACAAGCCTTCTTCTATGGTAGATTCATTTTTACGTGGTGTAGAAGTTGCATTATGAGACTGCTCAATTGATTCGCTCTGCTCAAGTATCTTTCTCTTAGAGACATCCTCAGCTACACTACTATTTGGATACACAAATTGGGACTTAACTAGCTTATCATTTGGCAAGTCTTTTAAAGTTGCAGGGTAAACAGTTCCAGGAGTTTGCATCTCTTCAGAGAGTACCATTGGGGTAGGATTTGGCGAGTCTGTTTTCTTCATATGCCACCCACCATAAGCCACTGACTCACATGATGAAATATCAGTTTCACATTCAAAATGCACTGACTTGTTCCTCCCCTTACTCATTTGAGTTCCATCCGTAGGATGACAGCTCCCTGTTCCGCTTCCTTCCGTAGAGTCTTGATAACATTGAGTATTGTTCGCATTGGAGATACAGctgtaaaaggaaaataaatcaagTTTTGAAAAGGTTATATCTAATATGATCTAAAAGTACATGAGCACATTCAAGTTATGCCCTTAAAAATCCAAAATAGAATAAgtaagaagaaaacatttttcttAGGTTTTTTTTATTCATAAGCTAAACCCTTGAAACCTTTTTAACAAGCTGGTGCTCTCATGGTACTAAGAGTAAATAATAAAACATCAATCTAAGTTGATTGAATGATTGTGTTCTTCAAGTTCAATATTATTTAATTCACATTAAACCGATTAAATACAGATATTAATAACCTGCTTGGTGTGAGGTCTGAATAATCTGTTCTTTCTCCCAATTCTTCACACTGTTTTTTGGGAGTTGGCGGATTGAATGGTAGAACTTCAGTTGGAACATTCTGAGCAGATGAATCAAGAAGCCAAGAACGAAACTTTGGAGGACCAGAATCATCACTACAAGAAGGTGAAACTTTTAGTTTTCCCGATGTTTTCCGAATTTCATCAGGGGTACTTACTATGGTACCACATGCTTTTAGAAACTTGGCCTGCAGAATATTCAACAAATCATGTGAACAAActtaaatcatacaaaacataaataaatatgcaCCCATATAaagcaaaaatcaacaaataaaacAGAATATTGAAATGACTTAAACAGGACTTTGCAAAAATTATGCATGTAATAGTTAAAACATACTTCACTCATGATAAACAAAAGTTAAGTTGTAAATTTCAAAACCAAATTTGACAAAATATTCTATCAATACTCATTTCCTTCAACCAACAAGACATCAGCTATTCTAGATAGTTGAGTTTCTGAGATTTAAAAAAGTTCTGTGCCGGGACATGCATATGCTCAAAATTAAATGATACAGCAGAGGGATGCATGGCTCATGGATCATATAATATGAGATCATTGTCAGGAATGAACCATGGACAACCAGAAAACTTCTAATTTCATTACAAATATATTGCAACACAGAATAAAACACTGCCAGGGAACTTGCACCCAAGAAGAGTTGTCAATTCAACATTGAAAAAACTACTTTTTTATCAAAACTATAAAAGTACAAACATAACTTTACTGTAATAAAATAGTAAAAGATTGCTGTGAAGTTAAGGGTGTGTATGCCTGACCAAAACGTAAATCATATCATCCAAAGTACCTTACAAGTATAAGGAACTTAAGCAATCATACTTAATAGTTAAAGGACCTAAAGTATAAAGCATAAAACTTATgcaaagaagaagaacaaaacaTAACTGAACTAAGAGTAGGAAGAAGAACATAAGGATTGTTGTTTGTGAACAAGAATATAACAGGATGAAGATAAAAACAATACTCTTAAAAGggtttaaattcaaatttatcCCCTTAAAATAAGACGAcgacaacaagaacaaccaagaCTTATCGGTGATCACACTAAGTGAGGTCGGCTATACCCTTAAAAAAGACAACAGTTTAAAAAAAGAATATGAGGAATTTATCCTGAAATTCTAATAGCGGGCGCGATAGTGGTTTGTGTCTGCAATTAGTGGGCATTCCAACTGCTATTGCTGATGGCATTTCGCTGGCCAAAAATGATAGAAACAATACTCTTAAAAGGGTTCAAAATCAAATTTACCCCCTTAAAatatgacaacaacaacaacaacaacaactaaaacTTATCAGTGATCACTGATCACACTAAGTGAGGTCGGCTATACCCTTAAAAAAGACAACGGTTTTAAAAAAAGAATATGAGGAATTTATCTCCTAATAGCGGACGCGATAGTGGTTTGTGATCGCAATTAGCGGGCACTACAACTGCTACAGCTGATGGCATTTTGCTGGGCAAAAGTGCCACGCTGAACCCTACCCACTGTTACGCTGTTTCGTTAACATTTTACTTTTCCTTCATGGTGTCCAATATCCATTGTTATCGATGGCAGATGGATGGCGGTCCATGGCAGAGAGCCAAAATCCCTCCATACTAGCCGCTTTGGGGCGCCGTTATAGAGTATTATGGCGGAAAAACCCCAATATCGGGCAACATTTGCCATCGCGGCGAGCCAAAAAAACCTCCATGTATACCCACCATAGCGTCACTGTGGTAGAtatttgataacactgctaatATCAGTAACGAACTAAAACTTAAAAACTAAACCTCCAAACAGCTAAACTTGTAAGAATAAGCACATAATAACAAACAGCTGCAATCTATACTAACaatacaaaacaacaaaaacaaacacacACCTCATCTTTAAGCTCTGTCTTATCTCTCTGAGATCCCTCATCAAAAATCCTCCCATTACGTCGCACAGCGTCTTCTCCctcttttcaaaattcaaaacacaaAATCAGTACATTCACCAAAAGCCTCATAAGAATACCaaccatatgaaaataaaatttaccaTCAGATAGAAACAATGTAGACAATCTATTTCGAGACACCACATCATCCTGTTTAACAAATAGCAAAATCACATcactcacaaaaaaaaaaaaaatcaaaactaaaaatcaCACAGTACACATATCAAACCTATCAGCAAAATTCCGATTCCTAAAATTTCTATACAAAATCAGAAAACTCCTAAACTGTTAAATAATTTATCaacaacaaaaatcaacaaatttcATAAACCAGAACGTGCAATCAACGATATCAGAAAACAGAAAGAAACAGTTACGTTACATTGGCTTTGTTGTGACGAGAAGCCACATCGACGGCGGCGGAGGCGGCGGTGGTTTTCGGGAGGCGGCGCTTACTGTTGTCGCGAACACGGAAGCAAGTGAAAAGGCAGCCCATGATGGTTGGGAAAATGGATCGGAAAACGAAGGTGAAAATGAAACCTAACCAGCGCATATCATTGAAGAGGACCCAGGTGAGGTCAGGTAAGGTAACgtttctttttttcaattttattattattattatatttttgttttttgaatttgaatatggaAATGAAGACAGTGATAGAGAGAGTGTGagtgagtgagagagaaatgaaagTTGTGTGAGGAAAATTGAAAAGATGAGAGAGAAAggtatttatttttttctcccgCTCTGCACAAAAGCCGAGACAAAAAGCCGTGAACCGGGGGATTGGATTGAAAGATTGGATAAAACCGGCCGGTCAATGGTTCGAAGCGGTCTGCTTAAAAAATTGTTTTGCGTATTTATTGATTTGGATTCTATTTCTAAGCGTGTGTTTTGATTTTGTCATAATACAAATTAATTGACTTTAAAAAAGTGTTTTGATTTcttaatgataaaataatttgtatttaaatatgtttatgtaaaaataatttaaacaataaaaTTTAGGAAAGAGTTAATTtttcaataaataataaattatagaaacaaatatatattaaatatattaaaaatcacTTTTACATTTAAAAACAAGACAATGAATAAGGTATGTTTGTTTCGCATGATATAATATAATGTGTATTTAGATTGAC
Encoded proteins:
- the LOC131662495 gene encoding protein JASON-like; its protein translation is MRWLGFIFTFVFRSIFPTIMGCLFTCFRVRDNSKRRLPKTTAASAAVDVASRHNKANDDVVSRNRLSTLFLSDEGEDAVRRNGRIFDEGSQRDKTELKDEAKFLKACGTIVSTPDEIRKTSGKLKVSPSCSDDSGPPKFRSWLLDSSAQNVPTEVLPFNPPTPKKQCEELGERTDYSDLTPSSCISNANNTQCYQDSTEGSGTGSCHPTDGTQMSKGRNKSVHFECETDISSCESVAYGGWHMKKTDSPNPTPMVLSEEMQTPGTVYPATLKDLPNDKLVKSQFVYPNSSVAEDVSKRKILEQSESIEQSHNATSTPRKNESTIEEGLSSWLKPASVILEERRKKMEMAQIRKTPADRPIIGMVAAHWHEEEKSDAPPPKWWDGNGIPNSTNKYKEDQKVSWHATPFEERLEKALSEDPVISKRKDICGKPIAFDENEESDTALSQMKPSAHPQSVVSC